From one Pseudomonas sp. B21-048 genomic stretch:
- a CDS encoding type II secretion system F family protein codes for MAVKAAKISVYAWEGKDKKGTRMTGELTGQNPALIKAQLRKQGINPGKVRKKTASIFSAGKRIKPLDIALFTRQMATMMKAGVPLLQSFDIIGEGFDNPNMRKLVDEVKQEVAAGNSFAAALRKKPQYFDELYCNLVDAGEQAGALDTLLERVATYKEKSESLKAKIKKAMTYPLAVVFVAIIVTGILLVKVVPQFESVFSGFGAELPAFTVMVIGLSEFMQAWWWMLLGVLAGAFFGVRHAFKKSPGFRDRMDTWLLKLPLVGALMYKSAVARYARTLSTTFAAGVPLVEALDSVAGATGNIVFKRAVLRIKQDVSTGMQLNFAMRTSGIFPNMAIQMTAIGEESGALDDMLDKVASFYEAEVDNMVDNLTSLMEPFIMVVLGVIVGGLVVAMYLPIFQLGSAI; via the coding sequence ATGGCGGTCAAAGCAGCGAAAATCAGCGTATATGCCTGGGAAGGCAAAGACAAAAAAGGCACAAGAATGACCGGCGAATTGACCGGCCAGAATCCCGCGCTGATCAAGGCGCAGTTGCGCAAGCAAGGCATCAACCCGGGCAAGGTTCGAAAAAAAACCGCGTCCATTTTCAGTGCCGGCAAACGTATCAAGCCCTTGGACATTGCTCTGTTTACCCGGCAGATGGCGACCATGATGAAAGCCGGCGTACCGTTGCTGCAATCGTTCGACATTATCGGCGAGGGCTTCGACAACCCGAACATGCGCAAGCTGGTGGACGAGGTGAAACAGGAAGTCGCGGCCGGCAACAGTTTCGCCGCGGCCCTGCGCAAGAAACCCCAGTATTTCGATGAGCTGTACTGCAACCTGGTGGATGCCGGCGAGCAGGCCGGCGCTCTGGATACGTTGCTGGAACGGGTGGCGACCTACAAGGAAAAGAGCGAAAGCCTCAAGGCCAAGATCAAGAAAGCCATGACCTACCCACTGGCCGTGGTATTCGTCGCGATCATTGTGACCGGGATTCTACTGGTCAAGGTGGTGCCGCAATTCGAGTCGGTGTTCTCCGGGTTTGGTGCCGAGTTGCCGGCATTCACCGTGATGGTCATCGGCTTGTCGGAGTTCATGCAGGCCTGGTGGTGGATGCTGCTCGGCGTGCTGGCTGGAGCATTCTTCGGCGTGCGTCACGCCTTTAAAAAGTCCCCGGGCTTTCGTGACCGGATGGACACCTGGCTGCTGAAACTGCCGTTGGTGGGCGCGCTCATGTACAAGTCCGCCGTGGCCCGTTACGCCCGCACCTTGTCGACCACATTTGCCGCCGGGGTGCCATTGGTCGAAGCTCTGGATTCAGTGGCGGGCGCAACCGGCAATATCGTGTTCAAGCGCGCGGTGTTACGTATCAAGCAGGACGTTTCCACCGGCATGCAGCTGAATTTTGCCATGCGCACCTCTGGCATCTTTCCGAACATGGCGATTCAGATGACGGCCATTGGCGAAGAGTCCGGCGCTCTGGACGACATGCTCGACAAGGTCGCGAGTTTCTACGAGGCTGAGGTGGACAACATGGTCGATAACCTGACCAGTCTGATGGAGCCTTTCATCATGGTGGTGCTGGGGGTTATCGTCGGCGGCCTGGTGGTTGCGATGTACCTGCCCATCTTCCAACTTGGCTCAGCGATCTGA
- a CDS encoding A24 family peptidase: MSLNEFLSLNPLAFTITALVIGLLIGSFLNVVVWRLPKMLEREWRLQAHDVLDLPPEAPGPAYNLILPHSECPDCGHRIRAWENIPVLSYLFLRGRCSNCAAPISKRYPLTELACGVLSAFVAWHFGFGWQACMVLVLSWGLLAMSLIDAEHQLLPDVLVLPLIWLGLIVNSFGLFVSLHDALWGAVAGYMALWTVFWLFKLITGKDGIGYGDFKLLAMLGAWGGWQILPMTILLSSLLGAIIGVILLRLRDAKTSTPLPFGPYLAIAGWIALLWGGQITGFYWQFVGLK; encoded by the coding sequence ATGTCCTTGAACGAATTTCTGAGTCTCAACCCGCTGGCCTTCACGATCACGGCATTGGTGATCGGTTTGCTGATCGGCAGTTTCCTCAACGTGGTGGTCTGGCGCTTGCCGAAAATGCTTGAGCGTGAATGGCGCCTGCAGGCCCATGACGTACTGGATTTGCCACCCGAAGCCCCCGGCCCGGCTTACAACCTGATACTTCCTCACTCCGAGTGCCCCGACTGCGGCCATCGGATTCGAGCGTGGGAAAACATTCCCGTGCTCAGTTACCTGTTTTTACGCGGGCGATGCTCCAACTGTGCGGCGCCGATCAGCAAACGTTACCCGCTGACCGAACTGGCCTGTGGCGTGCTGTCGGCGTTCGTCGCCTGGCATTTCGGCTTCGGTTGGCAGGCCTGCATGGTGCTGGTCCTGAGCTGGGGCCTTTTGGCGATGAGCCTGATCGATGCCGAGCATCAGCTGTTGCCGGACGTGCTGGTGCTGCCGTTGATATGGTTGGGGTTGATCGTCAACAGCTTCGGGCTCTTCGTCTCACTGCATGATGCGCTCTGGGGTGCGGTGGCCGGCTACATGGCTTTGTGGACGGTGTTCTGGCTGTTCAAGCTGATCACCGGCAAGGACGGCATTGGCTACGGTGACTTCAAGCTCTTGGCGATGCTCGGCGCCTGGGGCGGCTGGCAGATACTGCCCATGACCATCCTGCTGTCATCGCTGCTGGGCGCCATCATCGGGGTGATTTTACTGCGCCTGCGGGACGCGAAAACCTCGACGCCGCTGCCCTTTGGCCCTTATCTGGCGATTGCCGGCTGGATTGCCTTGCTCTGGGGTGGTCAAATAACCGGCTTCTATTGGCAGTTTGTCGGTTTGAAATGA
- the coaE gene encoding dephospho-CoA kinase (Dephospho-CoA kinase (CoaE) performs the final step in coenzyme A biosynthesis.) yields MNTPVEKPWILGLTGGIGSGKSAAAQHFIDLGVHVVDADHAARWVVEPGRPALAKITEHFGPGVLQVDGQLDRAALRKLIFEVPDERRWLEALLHPLIAEEITHHLAKAQSSYAILVSPLLIESGQYAMTQRVLVIDAPEQLQIERTLQRDQTSEQQVQAILKAQSSRQDRVSHADDVVVNDRDLAWLHSEVERLHHFYLTLRGGQS; encoded by the coding sequence ATGAATACCCCTGTGGAAAAACCCTGGATTCTCGGCCTGACCGGCGGCATCGGCAGCGGCAAAAGCGCGGCAGCCCAGCACTTCATCGATCTGGGCGTGCACGTGGTGGACGCTGATCATGCAGCTCGCTGGGTGGTCGAACCCGGTCGCCCGGCACTGGCGAAGATTACCGAGCACTTTGGCCCCGGCGTGCTGCAAGTCGACGGCCAACTGGATCGCGCGGCGCTGCGCAAGCTGATCTTCGAAGTGCCGGATGAACGCCGCTGGCTCGAAGCGCTGCTGCATCCGCTGATCGCCGAAGAAATCACCCACCATCTGGCCAAGGCACAATCGTCTTACGCGATTCTGGTTTCGCCGCTGCTGATCGAGTCCGGGCAGTACGCCATGACCCAACGGGTCCTGGTGATCGATGCCCCGGAACAGTTACAGATCGAACGCACCCTGCAGCGTGACCAGACCAGCGAACAGCAGGTCCAGGCGATCCTCAAGGCCCAGTCCAGCCGACAGGACCGCGTGAGCCATGCCGACGATGTGGTGGTCAACGACCGCGACCTCGCCTGGCTGCACAGCGAGGTCGAACGCCTGCATCACTTTTACCTTACTTTGCGTGGAGGCCAGTCATGA
- the yacG gene encoding DNA gyrase inhibitor YacG produces the protein MSQTPTVDCPTCGAPVEWSPENTFRPFCSDRCKLIDLGAWASEEHKIPVSPDAEDELFSEDFDPRH, from the coding sequence ATGAGCCAAACCCCAACCGTCGATTGCCCAACCTGTGGCGCCCCTGTCGAATGGAGCCCCGAAAATACGTTCCGGCCGTTCTGTTCGGACCGTTGCAAACTGATCGACCTGGGCGCCTGGGCGTCGGAAGAACACAAGATCCCGGTGAGCCCGGATGCCGAAGACGAACTGTTCAGCGAAGACTTCGACCCGCGTCACTGA
- a CDS encoding energy-coupling factor ABC transporter permease has protein sequence MIGAELLSPQSLTVGWLIYLPAVIWAVCRAPWVELFSDSRRQHLLFGTVFALFMLWLVRRDFDTGVSYHFIGMTAVTLLLDWPLAIVGGLVAQTGLVLLGRQDMAAMGVNGALLILLPVLITECCAILVERAQPRNPFVYIFCSGFFAAALSALLCLILALTLLWYDERFAMPYWLEDFVGYLWLLIFPEAFINGMVVSALVVFCPEWLETFNRTRYLSAPWKDDDPKS, from the coding sequence ATGATTGGCGCTGAACTGCTGTCACCGCAAAGCCTCACAGTCGGCTGGCTGATTTACCTGCCGGCGGTGATCTGGGCTGTCTGTCGAGCGCCCTGGGTTGAATTGTTCAGCGATAGCCGCCGTCAGCATCTGTTGTTCGGCACGGTGTTCGCGCTGTTCATGCTTTGGCTGGTGCGACGGGACTTTGATACTGGCGTGTCCTATCACTTCATCGGCATGACGGCGGTGACGTTACTGCTGGATTGGCCGTTGGCGATTGTCGGCGGGTTGGTCGCGCAAACGGGATTGGTGCTGCTCGGGCGGCAGGACATGGCGGCCATGGGGGTCAACGGCGCGCTGCTGATTCTGCTGCCGGTGCTGATTACCGAGTGCTGCGCCATCCTGGTCGAGCGCGCGCAGCCGCGTAATCCCTTTGTGTACATCTTCTGTTCCGGCTTTTTTGCCGCTGCGTTGTCGGCCCTGTTGTGTTTGATTCTGGCGCTCACGCTGCTGTGGTACGACGAACGTTTCGCCATGCCCTATTGGCTGGAAGATTTTGTCGGTTACCTGTGGCTGCTGATTTTCCCGGAAGCGTTTATCAACGGCATGGTGGTCAGCGCATTGGTGGTGTTCTGCCCCGAATGGTTGGAGACGTTCAATCGCACGCGCTACCTTTCGGCCCCCTGGAAAGATGACGACCCCAAATCTTGA